The following coding sequences are from one Carassius auratus strain Wakin chromosome 15, ASM336829v1, whole genome shotgun sequence window:
- the LOC113115396 gene encoding claudin-4-like produces MALQVLGITLSMIGFAGTIIICALPMWKVTAFIGTNIVVAQVFWEGLWMTCVYERIGQMQCKLYDALLDLDPFLQASRGLIVTSMAMACLAFLIFLVGADCTNCLSNPRAKARIVVVSGITFMLSGLTAVVPVSWTADSIIRDFHNPIIHEALKREMGAALYVGWVTSGFLFVGGAVLCTSCPPERHNYSPRYTLTKTDTHSSYAIKNYV; encoded by the coding sequence ATGGCTCTGCAGGTCTTGGGAATCACTCTTTCAATGATCGGCTTTGCAGGAACCATCATCATCTGTGCTCTGCCCATGTGGAAGGTGACGGCCTTCATCGGCACAAACATTGTGGTGGCTCAGGTCTTCTGGGAGGGTCTGTGGATGACGTGTGTGTACGAGCGCATCGGTCAGATGCAGTGTAAACTCTATGACGCGCTGCTGGATTTGGATCCTTTCCTGCAGGCTTCTCGTGGGCTGATCGTGACCTCCATGGCTATGGCCTGCTTGGCTTTCCTCATCTTTCTGGTGGGGGCTGACTGCACAAACTGCCTCAGTAACCCACGAGCCAAAGCACGGATCGTGGTGGTTTCTGGGATCACCTTCATGCTTTCTGGACTGACCGCAGTGGTGCCCGTGTCCTGGACGGCCGACTCCATCATCAGAGACTTTCACAATCCCATCATCCACGAAGCGCTGAAGAGGGAGATGGGGGCGGCGCTTTATGTGGGCTGGGTCACTTCGGGCTTTCTGTTCGTTGGTGGGGCGGTTCTCTGCACCAGCTGCCCACCAGAGCGGCACAACTACTCACCGAGATACACCTTAACAAAGACTGACACCCACAGCAGCTATGCCATAAAGAACTATGTGTGA